In Crassostrea angulata isolate pt1a10 chromosome 4, ASM2561291v2, whole genome shotgun sequence, one genomic interval encodes:
- the LOC128182510 gene encoding uncharacterized protein LOC128182510 isoform X5: protein MASNGGLDSWNPMQDDHLDQEFNMYDRGPGKDMPKRGADRYGGVTLYVTGIPNEFTEEGLMNTFSKVGKCVEVKKMKSKVEGLGYTYGFVKMATVTDCEKAIREYHEFSIGNFNLRVKFARTDEERNRQAKQNQEEAEFLGSLGSHRRSNTHSKASSGSESDGGSHIMSRSGEKIMFGGKKRFDDGPPTLQQAPLKRPGGSQLSMRFHSMGRGRDISPKQNGGGLLGIGPQDFYPPDQHPGYAGDAPMRITSNGDHRYVQGRNEMGGHFRGNFRGRGNMGYNNMGRGNMGFNSMGRENMGFNTMGRGNMGFNNRGRGYMTHDGMGRGYIGRGRGNMEYGRGGYGHYDMNYQQPWGYRNNIEGPYQGGYREEWHMNNPYQKQGYRGGRGRSPRGGRGGQTVKPASEITARPCARCKTTGSLQCSRCKTPYCSPECQKEHWPEHRPHCLDIAKKLEEDEFESRFEVDIGDDAASKEMKAYARTIVQEQYSKQSAQQMSPQVSQQTNGPSQVSPGVRRDQTRSQGVRPQSSQASPGVRQSQPSPQQSSKESFVPPKSSPAPSSSVPPSRVRSSPPTESQRLNSSWMAKITMKQLEVGQESQLVLVDIDDPGRIIFQFPVMEDMQALQDNDARMKKVLDRDHTSVSAPAVGEFYAGQFVDGSWYRCRVDACDLDRNVTVTYIDYGNKEMVPCSKLRKLRPEWCSLPGQAVIVALDGVGPQMDSQFWSQQAVDRVKELLPPTQISMKMYQVTCTARDGDRTLVKVLDANGQDVGETLINSGLAAKTTPQTTTTPQTRGPQFIDVDAKELASLCEGWTVGERYLVLITEREGPQNLHAQGLQAIDLFAQFFNEVQEECSAMQMEFYRPKRVGELVYGLYDNNWYRAEVLSLSGQAAKVFFIDYGNCELVPFKNLRQATSLCQKQPVFCVPCQQVGLDAGTANDKVEEIFNQLTYKDNPRELSLVYKGRKEGKAVVDFLSDQGELVSVLIPKIATPTRVMAGDIESLTFPEDGTPASCVMMSINSMASFYVYRGTDLEKVMKEVAEICAKDQSAYDPTVGEMVLGQFSEDKSWYRAKVLDVSGDEVMLLYTDFGNKEKVGKDAIRRFDPALSKYPHQSVHCKMASVTKSMETPDLLQVFASLYNQPVQIKLKGSNNTDPVEVEVVMEDGSSVNQTIVELFPDEATSAASSTNQAAASATSSAASSSGTAATSPVTTGSTSTVSRLQFQKAAVPLDGSQLQCSIIEFTSLNSFHLQIIRKGEIEVLMTQLEKVGEVKTPYQPEVGDDVCAIYSLDSLWYRARVLKQLDGNSYLVYFVDFGNSENVAVSEIRKLKPEYVKLPCLAVHCRLSAPGPLSEDLNPKFGELAMGGTLSFQAVSQEDDMYSVKMFRDDGVCINDALLGTSSFSTPPPVAAATTNAGEVAKSQAAAKSEPVAAGKRKILEFDMPMDGRKLPFLITNIFSLGSFHAHYYTEESRERFTAFLEQISVYCAGIPEPYSPAVGEEVCCQFSATEQWLRAQVLQVEGDTYDVQFVDYGNIVKVQKEEIRKLDDSFTLMPKQAIHCSLSSSIDLNSPNLIEKFEEMVRNSISFIVAVKKESDLYEVKISTEEVEDITERLRELPAGFVPRVLTVNGPREPCVFVDMDSFSSFYVQLVGPPYKEALTDLETKLETFCQTPYIPYKARDNELVLTKFAVDGKWYRARVLEVMDESVYRVLFIDFGNKDLVEGGVLREIDPTFLSVPNSGIHCKLAGLGESEPVAALQRFAELTANNLLQMEVVAVEGELHEVVLFNQDGENINEQVLQTIQQCELSTGSPSLEQNTQEAVPIKDTPQCAVTPTATEVGAGSDSAPMVQSSNIRLRDMAHVTPPREEFSVVITSIDSPDEFFCQMADQQAFASLALMMESMMLYCETEPSDPGQKYIVGDMCCAFYNCSSSDGGWYRSVVTETFPNGSYNVQYVDFGNRAILPGEQLRPMKPDFTELPILAFKCALHGVIAPQGSWSNAASEKLGQFLNQPLDACLRDRRGDTLVLQLTQKVQEEAGVREVDVGEYLVNAGVAESESNTADEAALIQQQIAALQAKLKQLNPQT from the exons ATGGCATCAAATGG AGGTTTGGACAGCTGGAATCCCATGCAGGATGACCATCTGGACCAGGAGTTTAACATGTACGACAGGGGCCCTGGTAAAGACATGCCCAAGAGAGGAGCCGACCGATACGG TGGTGTTACTCTATATGTCACTGGGATTCCCAATGAATTTACAGAG GAAGGACTCATGAACACTTTTAGTAAAGTTGGGAAATGTGTAGAAGTCAAGAAGATGAAGTCCAAAGTTGAAGGCTTGGGATACACTTACGG atttGTAAAGATGGCAACAGTCACTGATTGCGAAAAGGCGATTCGTGAGTACCATGAATTTTCCATCGGCAACTTCAATCTGCGTGTGAAATTTGCTAGAACAGACGAAGAGCGAAATCGTCAAGCTAAACAGAATCAG GAGGAGGCAGAGTTCTTGGGTTCTCTGGGCAGTCACAGGAGGTCCAATACACACAGCAAAGCCAGCTCAGGCTCCGAGTCGGACGGAGGCTCGCACATCATGAGTAGA tcAGGAGAAAAGATTATGTTTGGAGGAAAGAAACGATTTGATGACGG CCCACCAACTCTCCAGCAAGCTCCATTAAAGAGACCCG GAGGCAGTCAGCTTAGCATGCGATTTCATTCTATGGGCCGCGGTCGGGACATCAGCCCCAAACAAAATGGCGGAGGCCTTCTAGGAATTGGGCCTCAGGATTTCTACCCTCCCGATCAGCACCCTGGATACGCGGGAGATGCCCCTATGAGAATTACATCCAATGGAGATCATCGTTACGTGCAGGGGCGCAATGAAATGGGAGGCCATTTTAGGGGAAATTTCAGGGGAAGGGGAAACATGGGGTACAATAACATGGGAAGAGGGAATATGGGATTCAATAGCATGGGAAGAGAAAATATGGGATTCAACACTATGGGAAGAGGAAATATGGGATTCAACAACAGAGGAAGAGGCTACATGACCCATGATGGTATGGGAAGAGGGTATATTGGAAGGGGGAGGGGAAATATGGAATATGGGAGAGGGGGGTATGGCCACTATGACATGAATTACCAGCAGCCATGGGGGTACAGGAACAACATAGAAGGTCCCTATCAGGGAGGATACAGGGAGGAATGGCACATGAACAACCCCTACCAGAAGCAGGGCTACAGAGGGGGGAGGGGCAGGTCCCCCAGGGGAGGCAGAG GTGGTCAGACAGTAAAACCAGCGAGTGAAATAACAGCGCGCCCATGTGCCAGATGTAAGACTACAG GAAGCCTACAGTGCAGTCGTTGTAAGACGCCCTACTGTTCTCCCGAGTGTCAGAAGGAACACTGGCCGGAGCACCGCCCCCACTGTCTGGATATAGC GAAAAAGCTGGAAGAAGATGAATTTGAGAGCAGATTTGAAGTGGACATAGGAGATGATGCTGCATCAAAG GAGATGAAGGCTTATGCCAGAACTATTGTACAAGAGCAGTACAGTAAACAGAGTGCTCAGCAGATGTCTCCCCAGGTCAGCCAGCAGACCAATGGCCCCAGTCAGGTATCCCCAGGGGTCAGGAGGGACCAAACAAGATCCCAGGGGGTCAGGCCACAGTCAAGTCAGGCATCCCCTGGGGTGAGACAGAGTCAGCCCTCACCCCAACAAAGCAGCAAGGAGTCCTTTGTACCCCCCAAGTCCAGCCCTGCCCCCAGTTCCTCTGTTCCTCCATCAAGGGTCCGCTCCAGTCCACCTACTG AATCACAGAGATTGAATTCTTCTTGGATGGCCAAAATCACAATGAAGCAGTTAGAAGTTGGACAGGAGTCACAG CTTGTACTGGTGGACATCGATGACCCGGGCAGAATCATCTTCCAGTTCCCTGTTATGGAGGACATGCAGGCTCTACAGGACAACGATGCCAGGATGAAAAAG GTGTTAGACAGAGACCACACCAGCGTGTCGGCCCCAGCTGTCGGGGAGTTCTACGCCGGTCAGTTTGTGGACGGCAGCTGGTACCGCTGTCGAGTGGATGCTTGTGACCTTGACCGGAATGTGACCGTTACCTACATAGACTACGGCAACAAGGAGATGGTGCCCTGCAGCAAGCTTAGGAAGCTGAGACCTGAGTGGTGCTCTCTACCTGGACAG GCTGTTATAGTAGCGTTGGATGGGGTGGGGCCACAGATGGACAGTCAGTTCTGGAGTCAGCAGGCGGTGGACCGAGTCAAGGAGCTGCTGCCCCCCACACAGATTAGTATGAAGATGTACCAGGTTACGTGTACCGCCAGGGACGGGGACAGGACGCTGGTCAAAGTGCTGGACGCTAATG GTCAGGATGTTGGTGAGACACTGATAAATTCAGGGCTTGCAGCAAAGACAACACCACAGACAACGACAACGCCACAGACCAGAGGGCCTCAGTT CATAGACGTAGATGCCAAAGAACTAGCTAGCCTGTGTGAGGGGTGGACGGTGGGGGAGAGGTACCTGGTGCTCATCACAGAGAGGGAAGGTCCCCAAAATCTCCACGCCCAGGGGCTGCAAGCCATCGACTTGTTCGCCCAGTTCTTTAATGAGGTGCAGGAGGAGTGTTCTGCTATGCAGATGGAGTTCTATCG ACCAAAGAGGGTCGGGGAGCTGGTCTATGGACTATATGACAACAACTGGTATCGAGCCGAAGTCCTTAGTCTGTCTGGTCAAGCAGCCAAAGTCTTCTTCATTGACTACGGCAACTGTGAATTGGTTCCTTTTAAAAACCTTCGGCAGGCGACCAGTCTTTGCCAGAAACAGCCTGTGTTCTGTGTTCCCTGTCAGCAGGTGGGCCTGGATGCTGGGACGGCTAACGACAAAGTCGAGGAGATATTTAATCAACTGACCTACAAAGACAATCCAAGGGAGCTCAGTCTTGTTTACAAAGGCAGAAAGGAAGGGAAGGCAGTGGTGGACTTTCTGAGTGATCAAGGAGAATTAGTTTCTGTGTTGATCCCCAAGATTGCGACTCCGACCCGAGTGATGGCGGGGGATATTGAGTCTCTGACCTTTCCAGAAGATGGAACTCCTGCTTCCTGTGTTATGATGTCTATAAATTCTATGGCCTCTTTCTACGTCTACCGCGGGACAGATCTTGAGAAGGTTATGAAAGAAGTTGCGGAGATCTGTGCCAAAGATCAATCTGCATACGACCCAACTGTTGGTGAGATGGTCCTGGGCCAGTTTTCTGAAGATAAGAGTTGGTACAGGGCGAAAGTCCTGGATGTATCAGGAGATGAAGTTATGCTGCTGTACACAGACTTTGGCAATAAGGAGAAGGTAGGCAAAGATGCTATACGAAGATTTGATCCAGCTCTGTCCAAATATCCCCATCAGAGTGTCCACTGCAAAATGGCTTCCGTGACCAAGTCCATGGAAACACCAGACCTACTGCAAGTATTCGCAAGCTTGTACAATCAGCCAGTGCAGATCAAACTGAAGGGTTCCAATAATACCGACCCAGTGGAAGTCGAGGTTGTTATGGAGGATGGCAGCAGTGTTAACCAGACCATTGTAGAGTTGTTTCCTGATGAAGCAACCTCAGCAGCTAGTTCTACCAACCAGGCTGCTGCTTCTGCTACAAGCTCAGCCGCTTCTTCATCAGGTACAGCAGCTACTTCCCCGGTTACCACTGGGTCTACTTCTACAGTCAGCAGGCTGCAGTTTCAGAAAGCTGCTGTTCCTTTGGATGGGAGTCAGCTACAGTGCTCCATAATTGAATTTACTAGTCTGAATTCTTTCCATTTGCAAATAATCAGGAAAGGAGAAATCGAAGTTTTGATGACTCAACTTGAAAAAGTTGGTGAAGTTAAAACACCATACCAACCTGAAGTAGGTGATGATGTGTGTGCCATATATTCTCTTGATTCACTGTGGTATAGGGCTCGAGTGTTAAAACAGTTAGATGGCAACTCTTATTTGGTTTATTTCGTGGACTTTGGAAATTCTGAAAATGTTGCTGTCAGTGAAATTCGTAAATTGAAGCCAGAGTATGTGAAGCTGCCATGTCTAGCTGTTCACTGCAGACTGTCCGCACCGGGGCCTCTCTCAGAGGATCTGAATCCAAAGTTTGGGGAGCTTGCCATGGGAGGAACACTATCGTTTCAAGCTGTATCGCAGGAGGATGACATGTACAGTGTTAAGATGTTCAGAGATGATGGTGTCTGTATCAATGACGCTCTGTTAGGCACTAGCTCGTTTTCTACACCACCTCCTGTGGCGGCAGCAACAACAAATGCAGGAGAAGTGGCTAAGAGTCAAGCTGCTGCCAAGTCTGAGCCAGTGGCCGCTGGGAAGAGGAAGATCCTGGAGTTTGACATGCCTATGGATGGAAGGAAGCTTCCATTTCTGATCACTAACATATTCAGTCTGGGCTCCTTCCATGCACATTACTACACAGAGGAGAGCCGGGAAAGGTTCACCGCCTTCCTAGAACAGATCAGTGTTTACTGTGCGGGGATCCCTGAGCCGTACAGCCCAGCGGTCGGGGAGGAAGTGTGTTGTCAATTCTCTGCCACTGAACAATGGTTGAGAGCTCAGGTACTGCAGGTTGAGGGTGATACATACGACGTACAATTTGTGGACTATGGGAATATTGTCAAAGTGCAGAAGGAGGAGATTCGCAAACTAGATGACTCTTTCACCCTCATGCCAAAGCAAGCCATTCATTGTTCCTTATCCAGCTCCATTGATCTTAATTCACCTAACCTCATTGAAAAGTTTGAAGAAATGGTGAGAAATAGTATTAGCTTCATTGTGGCTGTGAAGAAAGAGAGTGATTTGTATGAGGTGAAGATATCCACTGAGGAAGTGGAGGATATCACAGAGAGGTTGAGAGAATTGCCGGCCGGTTTTGTGCCGCGTGTCTTAACGGTGAATGGACCCAGGGAACCCTGTGTGTTTGTGGACATGGACAGCTTCAGTTCTTTCTATGTACAACTAGTGGGGCCTCCTTACAAGGAGGCGCTTACTGACCTTGAAACAAAACTCGAAACTTTCTGTCAGACGCCATACATCCCATACAAGGCTCGAGATAACGAACTTGTCTTGACCAAATTCGCAGTGGATGGGAAGTGGTACCGAGCTAGAGTGCTGGAAGTGATGGACGAGTCGGTGTACAGGGTGTTGTTTATTGACTTTGGAAACAAGGACCTGGTAGAGGGAGGGGTTCTCCGGGAGATCGACCCCACCTTCCTGTCCGTGCCTAATTCTGGGATCCACTGTAAACTGGCGGGGCTGGGAGAGAGTGAACCGGTGGCAGCTCTACAGCGGTTTGCTGAACTCACCGCAAACAACCTGTTACAGATGGAGGTGGTGGCGGTGGAGGGTGAGCTGCATGAGGTGGTTCTGTTTAATCAGGACGGTGAGAATATCAATGAACAAGTACTCCAGACCATCCAACAGTGTGAACTCTCCACTGGAAGTCCGTCGCTTGAACAGAATACTCAGGAGGCCGTGCCGATCAAAGACACACCACAATGTGCGGTGACACCAACTGCGACAGAGGTAGGAGCCGGTAGTGACTCGGCGCCAATGGTTCAGAGCTCCAACATCCGCCTGAGGGACATGGCCCATGTGACACCACCCAGGGAGGAGTTTAGTGTGGTCATCACCTCTATAGATTCCCCCGACGAGTTCTTCTGTCAGATGGCCGATCAACAAG CTTTTGCTAGCCTGGCCCTGATGATGGAGTCAATGATGCTGTACTGCGAGACAGAACCTAGTGATCCTGGCCAGAAGTACATTGTGGGGGACATGTGTTGTGCCTTCTACAACTGCTCCTCCT CAGACGGGGGCTGGTACAGGAGTGTGGTGACGGAGACCTTCCCCAACGGGTCTTACAATGTGCAGTATGTAGACTTTGGGAACCGAGCCATACTTCCCGGGGAACAGCTCCGACCAATGAAGCCCGACTTTACAGAGCTCCCAATTCTAGCCTTTAAATGTGCCCTCCATG gcgtcatagctCCTCAAGGATCCTGGTCAAATGCAGCCTCAGAGAAACTAGGTCAGTTCCTGAACCAGCCCCTTGACGCCTGCCTACGTGACCGGCGGGGGGATACGTTGGTGCTCCAGCTCACCCAGAAGGTACAGGAGGAGGCGGGGGTGAGGGAGGTAGATGTGGGGGAGTACCTGGTCAATGCCGGGGTGGCAGAGTCAGAGTCCAACACAG CTGATGAGGCTGCCTTGATTCAACAGCAGATAGCAGCTCTACAGGCCAAACTAAAGCAACTTAATCCCCAGACCTGA